A window from Cydia pomonella isolate Wapato2018A chromosome 8, ilCydPomo1, whole genome shotgun sequence encodes these proteins:
- the LOC133520750 gene encoding putative malate dehydrogenase 1B has product MVVRIIIAGESQCEKFAQVNLVVDHLSQNLPNFCYERIEKTIPEWKTWLSKINQKNKWHHIGSPLVWKELFMKGSKPYYIGGLPQFLDYCHSYYKFDYFMADSKFKGLTENCNQYRTKIKKDKQEIQVKFSTKDKIVESLPKNDYVVCISGAGYQLTEHLISQLLELSVGTKTIAKIFIYDSECPNPPIDKIEHECSYIETNYSGKVVKYVEKIGIALTYCDLLIVLDHVPFHMDLPIGDWLEANKHAMEEIALMLNASAPRDIRILLPNLGPACYNATILMKAANIEKHNIVVATSDLGLEVAPVAAEIAEVSMRNMFCPPVWGFVGVNHLVDIRTTIHKYNTFEPYKRYTRVRNSTLNIGSITPEMRTMEYLILFDNTLWTKVLERRKQESFSQLPINKVISLVNVVKLWLFGSQPDEIICLGIKCNGSFGLHFDGVFSQPAHYINGKWLPAENYLIPRDPEIKLPYLEDMARLCMNMQKGMLPKVASYSPCICKPLKLSAKVCRSAFYK; this is encoded by the exons ATGGTTGTCCGCATAATTATTGCGGGTGAATCCCAATGCGAAAAGTTTGCGCAAGTTAACTTGGTGGTGGATCATCTCTCTCAAAATCTACCCAACTTTTGTTACGAACGTATAGAAAAAACTATCCCGGAATGGAAA ACTTGGCTTTCCAAGATAAATCAGAAAAATAAATGGCATCACATAGGATCTCCTTTAGTTTGGAAAGAACTCTTCATGAAAGGAAGTAAACCCTATTATATTGGCGGTCTTCCACAATTTTTAGATTATTGCCATTCGTAttacaaatttgattattttatggCAGATTCTAAATTTAAAGGTTTAACTGAAAACTGTAATCAATAtcgaacaaaaattaaaaaggaTAAACAAGAGATACAGgtgaaattttctacaaaagaTAAGATAGTCGAAAGTCTACCGAAAAATGATTATGTTGTATGTATATCAGGTGCTGGATATCAGTTGACGGAGCACTTAATATCACAATTACTGGAACTATCGGTGGGCACTAAAACTATAGCCAAAATATTTATCTATGACAGTGAATGCCCTAACCCACCGATAGACAAGATAGAACATGAATGTAGTTACATTGAAACTAACTATTCTGGAAAAGTAGTGAAATATGTTGAAAAAATTGGTATTGCTCTGACGTATTGTGACCTATTGATAGTATTGGATCACGTACCTTTTCA CATGGATTTACCCATTGGGGATTGGTTGGAAGCAAACAAACACGCAATGGAAGAAATAGCTTTAATGCTAAATGCATCAGCACCGCGAGATATACGTATCCTATTACCTAATCTTGGCCCAGCATGTTACAATGCAACGATCCTGATGAAAGCGGCGAACATTGAAAAACATAACATAGTAGTGGCTACATCCGACTTAGGTTTAGAGGTAGCTCCAGTAGCAGCGGAAATTGCTGAAGTGTCTATGAGAAACATGTTCTGTCCACCCGTGTGGGGATTTGTTGGAGTTAATCATTTAGTGGATATAAGAACtacaatacataaatacaatacCTTCGAGCCATACAAGAGATACACAAGAGTGAGAAATTCAACCTTAAATATAGGTTCCATTACTCCAGAAATGCGAACAAtggaatatttaattttatttgataataCTCTGTGGACGAAGGTCCTGGAAAGGAGA AAACAAGAAAGTTTTTCGCAACTTCCCATTAATAAAGTCATCAGTCTTGTTAATGTGGTTAAACTTTGGCTATTTGGGTCTCAACCTGACGAGATCATTTGTCTAGGGATCAAATGTAAcg GATCGTTTGGGTTACATTTCGATGGTGTTTTTTCACAACCGGCGCATTATATTAATGGAAAGTGGTTACCAgcagaaaattatttaataccAAGAGATCCTGAAATTAAATTGCCTTATTTAGAAGATATGGCACGGTTGTGCATGAACATGCAAAAGGGAATGTTACCAAAAGTTGCATCTTATTCTCCATGTATTTGTAAACCACTTAAATTATCTGCGAAAGTATGTCGGAGTGCCTTttacaaatag
- the LOC133520758 gene encoding ribonuclease P protein subunit p30, producing MEYKSMKNMASTKNWGFCDLSLSRNYDVNKLYFLERLGYNTVAMNTHVEEPSEEPKKKKKKGEVRESQDYIPAPVEIPKDLTENLKLNILQRVTIEFSESSIAHKINRSENIKKYDFVAVVPKTLQAFQYACGTLDIDIISFEPETRIPFKVSRKLYRQAVDRGIFFELMYSPAIRDKTARKNIISTAHMYHAVGKSKNIIVTSGAEDSTQVRDVHDIINLGFILGLNSNQCLEVIRSNTRKLIVKTEGRKCGKLYMTVRTLTENDENKTPAS from the coding sequence ATGGAATataaatcaatgaaaaatatGGCATCGACTAAAAACTGGGGGTTCTGTGACCTATCCCTCAGTAGAAATTACGACGTCAACAAGTTATATTTCTTAGAGAGGCTTGGTTACAACACAGTTGCTATGAACACACATGTTGAGGAACCCAGTGAAGAAccaaagaagaaaaagaaaaaaggtGAAGTTAGAGAATCCCAAGACTATATACCTGCTCCGGTAGAAATTCCTAAAGACTTGacagaaaatttaaaacttaacatTCTTCAACGAGTAACAATAGAGTTCTCAGAGTCTAGCATTGCCCATAAAATTAACCGTtctgaaaatatcaaaaagtatgATTTTGTCGCTGTAGTGCCGAAAACGTTGCAAGCTTTTCAATATGCCTGTGGCACTTTAGATATTGATATAATCAGTTTTGAGCCCGAGACTAGAATACCTTTCAAAGTTAGCCGTAAGCTTTACCGACAAGCAGTAGATCGAGGGATTTTCTTTGAACTCATGTACTCACCAGCTATCAGAGATAAAACTGCGAGGAAAAACATTATAAGCACAGCACACATGTACCATGCAGTTGGCAAATCTAAGAACATCATTGTTACCAGTGGAGCGGAGGACTCCACACAAGTCCGCGACGTGCACGACATCATCAACTTGGGCTTTATTCTAGGACTGAACAGCAATCAGTGCCTTGAAGTTATCAGAAGCAACACTAGAAAACTTATTGTGAAGACTGAAGGAAGAAAATGCGGGAAATTGTATATGACTGTTAGAACTCTAACTGAAAATGATGAGAATAAAACACCTGCCTCCTGA